Proteins from one Bombyx mori chromosome 1, ASM3026992v2 genomic window:
- the LOC101736627 gene encoding uncharacterized protein LOC101736627 translates to MDEFFKKLKNTVTYDNIVGLIKNEKNSTFSKEEESRVITENNETKKIVDFGELTSKFKGDSSKHVLRNLKSQSSKSVNKAKGGVLLKSSDQNMNLTDDDDPYVKNDNILAFLD, encoded by the exons atggacgAGTTTTTCAAGAAATTGAAAAACACAGTTACCTACGACAATATTGTTGGATTAATTAAAAACG AAAAAAATAGCACCTTTTCAAAAGAAGAAGAATCAAGGGTGATAACAGAAaataatgaaacgaaaaaaatcgTCGATTTCGGAGAATTAACTTCCAAATTCAAAGGCGACTCGTCCAAGCATGTGCTACGAAATTTAAAAAGTCAATCAAGCAAAAGCGTGAACAAAGCGAAAGGTGGCGTTCTCCTGAAATCGAGTGATCAAAACATGAATTTGACAGACGATGATGACCCTTACGTTAAAAACGACAACATCTTAGCGTTTTTGGATTAA